A single genomic interval of Dysidea avara chromosome 8, odDysAvar1.4, whole genome shotgun sequence harbors:
- the LOC136264871 gene encoding uncharacterized protein encodes MAHNTDKEDNHFEDELETDTLEDVYVYVTRKQYREGLTQNQKRIVRRKAANFCVVDGELVFRKKHKGKDEVQQVRYIRERKEQLRIVQACHGDQTSGHLGYRKTLARITERFMWKGVSKDAKEIVQRCDICQHVNRKLETIAPALNPVPVKAPWYHLGVDFVGPIAYQSPAGNRYILTVIDYFTKWAEAIATPDKSAFQVANSLFKIFIRMGIPRVITTDQGTEFNNHLDKRMMSLLQIDHRLTTAYHPQANGLVERFNQTLQNMIVKFIDHKKEQWEDFLDTCVYSYNTSKQESTQYSPFELMFARKPVLPVDINTEKKDPDVLLTDFCKAEDPSLLNELHHAKQATLNAAKANILKAQQRQKEQYDKRNYKPGAYAVGAKMLIRDNKRKKRKGGKLDYRWLGPYEIVKSLGKGLYSLKGVENPEKVIERVHGTRLKPYMSPIQPIPPKSPTAVDASTSSGTSYSDSSSKNQKFKDCEVNRLQDQQMESDSTARNSNSPVPLPSLSQGISKEHSDVVQDSQEVNSIIQASTPLCMEEFVPELLPSGTRISPICGTKKGDTQLSATPKSPENRIVDAIFDSPKGVTKCKRLLQFSSPDKNCPDLVKPQRKRKLLKDVFKTNESACKKVKSDPVKEIHKNDCEMDTGSTNNAEKQLTKIWNGKPCHVVKGRIGRNAVHHGSFHSLKPNQDVNDEIIHTYLELLSNIQGNTFAMISQTLSCILSHTSAGKHSHLLSKESLSTYKYIGGCYNQGSNHWILIAMDLEQKSFYYLDPYGPSRSSRGAFAAVKNYFKRRSEILGKDHLDITKFELKQLKRKIQYDTSNCGVYCMRV; translated from the exons ATGGCTCATAATACTGATAAGGAGGATAACCATTTCGAGGACGAATTGGAAACTGACACACTAGAAGATGTTTATGTTTATGTGACAAGGAAGCAGTATAGAGAAGGCCTTACTCAAAATCAGAAGCGAATTGTAAGAAGAAAGGCAGCAAACTTTTGTGTGGTTGATGGAGAATTGGTGTTTAGAAAAAAACATAAAGGAAAGGATGAG GTGCAACAAGTTCGATACATTAGAGAAAGAAAGGAACAGCTTAGGATTGTACAAGCTTGTCATGGAGATCAGACCTCTGGCCATCTTGGATACAGGAAGACACTGGCAAGAATTACTGAGAGGTTTATGTGGAAAGGGGTATCTAAGGATGCTAAAGAAATT GTGCAACGATGTGATATTTGCCAGCATGTGAACAGAAAGCTAGAAACTATTGCCCCTGCACTGAATCCTGTACCAGTCAAGGCTCCCTGGTATCATCTAGGCGTAGATTTTGTTGGCCCAATTGCATATCAGTCTCCAGCag GAAATCGCTATATTTTAACAGTTATTGACTACTTCACAAAGTGGGCAGAGGCCATAGCTACCCCGGACAAAAGTGCATTTCAAGTAGCTAATTCTCTCTTTAAG ATTTTCATAAGGATGGGAATTCCTAGAGTCATCACAACAGATCAGGGAACAGAATTTAACAACCACCTTGATAAACGAATGATGTCATTGCTCCAGATTGATCACAGATTAACAACTGCTTATCATCCGCAG GCCAATGGCTTGGTTGAACGATTTAACCAGACACTACAGAACATGATTGTGAAATTTATTGATCATAAGAAAGAGCAATGGGAAGACTTTTTGGATACATgtgtttatagctataatacctCCAAACAAGAATCTACACAATACTCACCATTTGAACTCATGTTTGCACGAAAGCCAGTGCTACCGGTTGACATTAATACCGAAAAGAAAGATCCTGATGTATTGTTAACGGATTTTTGCAAAGCAGAAGATCCTTCTCTACTTAATGAGCTTCATCATGCTAAGCAAGCAACACTTAATGCTGCAAAGGCTAACATTCTGAAAGCACAACAAAGACAAAAAGAACAGTATGATAAGAGAAACTATAAGCCAG GAGCTTATGCTGTAGGAGCCAAAATGCTTATTAGAGATAATAAAAGGAAGAAAAGGAAGGGAGGAAAACTAGATTACAGATGGCTTGGTCCTTATGAAATTGTAAAATCACTAGGAAAAGGTCTCTACAGTTTAAAAGGAGTTGAAAATCCTGAAAAGGTCATTGAAAGAGTGCATGGCACTCGTCTCAAGCCTTATATGTCTCCAATACAGCCAATACCTCCTAAA AGTCCAACTGCAGTAGATGCATCTACCAGTTCTGGTACATCATATTCCGATTCATCAagcaaaaatcaaaaatttaAGGATTGTGAAG taaacCGACTGCAAGATCAACAAATGGAATCTGACAGTACTGCAAGAAATTCTAATTCACCTGTGCCACTTCCTTCATTAAGCCAAGGAATAAGCAAGGAGCACTCTGATG TTGTACAGGATAGCCAGGAAGTTAACAGTATAATTCAAGCTAGCACACCTCTTTGTATGGAAGAGTTTGTTCCTGAACTACTTCCAAGTGGCACTCGAATTTCACCAATTTGTGGGACTAAGAAAGGAGATACACAGCTTAGTGCTACACCTAAATCACCTG AGAATAGAATTGTAGATGCAATTTTTGATTCGCCTAAAGGAGTTACTAAATGTAAAAGATTACTGCAGTTTTCTAGTCCTGATAAGAATTGTCCTGATCTTGTGAAACCACAGAGGAAGCGCAAATTGCTGAAAGATGTTTTTAAAACT AATGAGAGTGCTTGCAAGAAGGTAAAGAGTGATCCAGTGAAGGAGATTCATAAGAATGACTGTGAGATGGATACAGGATCCACTAATAATGCAGAA AAACAGCTTACTAAGATTTGGAATGGAAAACCATGTCATGTTGTTAAAGGAAGGATAGGTAGAAATGCAGTTCACCACGGAAGTTTCCACAGCCTAAAACCAAATCAAGATGTAAATGATGAG ATAATCCATACATACCTTGAACTGTTATCAAATATCCAAGGAAATACTTTTGCCATGATTTCTCAGACACTATCTTGCATACTCAGCCATACCTCTGCTGGGAAGCATTCACACCTATTGTCTAAG GAATCATTGAGCACGTATAAGTACATTGGAGGATGCTACAACCAAGGTAGTAACCATTGGATTCTCATT GCTATGGACTTGGAGCAGAAAAGCTTTTATTATCTTGATCCCTATGGACCTTCACGGTCAAGCCGTGGTGCATTTGCTGCTGTAAA gaATTACTTCAAGAGAAGGAGTGAAATATTAGGAAAGGACCATTTAGACATCACTAAGTTTGAGTTGAAGCAGCTGAAGAGAAAGATTCAGTATGATACCTCCAACTGTGGTGTATACTGCATGAGGGTATAA